CGGTGGCGACAGCGGGATCGGCCGGGCCGCAGCGATCGCCTATGCGCGCGAGGGCGCCGATGTCGCGATAAACTATCTGCCGGCAGAGGAACCCGACGCGCGCGAAGTCGTGCAACTGATCGAGGCGGCGGGACGCAAGGCGGTCGCCATTCCCGGCGATCTGCGCGACGAAGCGTTCTGCCGGCGTCTGATCATCGATGCGACCCGCCAGCTCGGCGGGCTGGACATCCTCGTCAATAATGCCGCGCGCCAGCAGACCCGACCTGACATCGGCAGCATCTCGTCGGAGGATTTCGACGCGACGATGAAGACCAACGTCTATGCGCCGTTCTGGCTATCGAAGGCGGCCGTCGCGCGGATGGGCCCGGGGTCGGTGATCGTCTTCACCTCCTCCGAACAGGCCGGCGATCCGTCTCCGGACATCCTGGAGTATGCGATGAGCCGCGCGGCCGTGCTGAACCTTGCCAAGGGACTGGCGAAGCAGCTCGCGCCGAAGGGCATTCGTGTGAATGCGGTGACGCCCGGGCCGTTCTGGACGCCGCTGCAGGTGTCAGGCGGCGCAACGCCCGAAAAGCTGCGCACCTTCGGACAGTCGAGCCCCCTCGGCCGGCCGGGCCAGCCCGCGGAGATCGCCGGGCTGTACGTCGCAGCCGTCGACCCGGCGAACAGCTTTTCGACCGGACAGATCTTCGGCGCGACCGGCGGTGGCGGGCAGCCGGGCTGAGCCCGGCGCCTTTCCCTCAGGCCTCGATCACCAGGACGTCCACGACGGGCTTCTTGCCCGTCCATCGCGTCGCGACGCGGCGCACAGCCAGGCGGATCGCCTCGCGGAGGGAGTCGCGGTTCTTGCCGCCCTTCCCGCCCTTGCGCACCGCTTCCTCGGCGGCGTCGATCGCCTCGTCGATGAAGGGATCGCGGTCCTCCTCGACCGGAATGCCCTGCAACTTCACCTCGGGCTCGCCGATCAACTGGCCGTTCTTCCCGATCGCAACGGCGACCGACATGTGGCCGTACATCGCGACCTTGCGGCGCTCGTTGATCGTGCCGCCGTCAGCCGGCAGGATGACGTCGCCATCGACCGCCAGGCGACCGACCGGTGCGACGCCGATCTTCTCGGGCGTCCCCGGGGCCAGGCGGATGATGTCGCCATCCTTCTGGATCACCGCGCCGGGTACGCCGCTCTCGATCGCGAAGCGGGCATGTTCGGCCAGATGGCGCATCTCGCCATGTACCGGCATGACCAGCTTGGGCCGGATCCACTTGTACATCTGCGCCAGCTCCGGGCGACCCGGATGGCCCGATACGTGGACGAACGCCTGACGATCGGTGATGATGTTGACGCCCATTGCCGCCAGGCGGTTCTGGATGTCGCCGATCGCCTTCTCGTTGCCCGGGATCTGCTTCGACGAGAAAACGACGGTGTCGCCACGGTCGAGCTTGATCGGGTGATTGTTCTCCGACACGCGGTTGAGCGCCGCGCGCGCCTCGCCCTGGCCACCGGTCGCGACGATCAGCACTTCGTTGCGCGGCAGCTTCATCGCCGTTTCCCAATCGATGATCGGGGGCAGGTCCTTCAGATAGCCGGTCGCCTTGGCCACGCGCGTGATGCGGTCGAGCGAGCGGCCGGCCAGGCATAGCTGGCGCCCGGTATCCTTCGCCACCTCGCCCAACGTTGCCAGGCGGGCGGCGTTCGACGCGAAGGTCGTCACCAGCACGCGGCCTTTTGCAGCGGCGATCACCTGATCGAGCCCATCGCGGACGTCCGCCTCGCTGCCCGAGGCCTCGGGATTGAAGACGTTGGTCGAATCGCAGACGAGCGCGAAGATGCCCTTGTCGCCGACCGCCGTCAGTTCGTCGGCGGTCGACGCGCCGCTGGCTTCGTCGATCTTCCAGTCACCGGTGTGCAGGATGTTGCCGTACTTGGTCTCGATCAGGATGGCGTTGCCTTCCGGGATCGAGTGGGCAAGCGGGACGTAGCTGATGCCGAACGGTCCCAGCTTGAACAACTGGTCCTCCTGCACCACCCGCAGCTTCACCTGCTTGGTGATGCCTTCCTCGTCGAACTTCTCGCGAATCAGGCCCGCGGTGAAGGGCGAGGCGTAGACGGGGACGCCCAGGTCGGCGGCCAAATAGGGCAGCGCGCCGATATGATCCTCATGCCCATGGGTAATGACGATGCCGAGCAGATCGTCGAGCCGATCCTCGATGAAGCTCAAGTCCGGCAGGATGATGTCGATGCCCGGGTAGTTCGGGTCGGCAAAGGTCACGCCGCAATCGACCATCAGCCATTTGCCGTCGCATCCGTACAGGTTGACGTTCATGCCGATCTCGCCCGACCCGCCGAGTGCGACGAAGAGCAGTTCTTTGTTGGGAGTAGTCATTCTTATCCTATTGCGTGCTCCCGCGCGGGCGGGAGCCTGGGGCCGCGCGCCACGCAGCCTGGAAACTCTGGGCTCCCGCCTTCGCCCCCCCTCAAAGTCCTACTTTGATGGGAAGCCCTGCGCAGGAGCGCTACGATGTCGGATATGGGCTCTTTCCCACTCCATTGCGAGGCCGATGAGCGTCAGATCATGCTCGACGAGATCGAAAAACTGCGTGTGCTGTTCGAACAGCACTGCCAAGCCGCCGGTGGCGATGACGGTAACCGGCCGACCGACCTCCGCCTTCATGCGCGCGATCAGCCCTTCGAGCATCGCCACATAGCCCCAGAAGATGCCGATATGCATCTGGTCGACCGTATTGCGCCCGATCACCGTCGGTGACCGCGGGGCCTCGATGGCGATGCGCGGCAGCTTGGCCGCCGCGGTCACCAGCGCGTCGAGGCTGAGGTTGATCCCCGGTGCGATGATGCCGCCCTTATAGGCGCCCGAATAATCGACCAGGTCGAATGTCGTCGCCGTGCCGAAATCGACCACGATGAGATCACCGGGATGCGCAGCATGGGCCGCGATGACGTTCAGCGCGCGGTCGGCACCCAGGTTGGACGGCTCATCGACGTCGAGCTGAAACGGCCAACCGCCCTCGCCGGCGATGGTCGGCTCTCCGCCGAAATATTTGGTCGCCAGCATCCGAAGGTTATGCATCGCACGCGGGACGACGGTGCCGATGACGACCCCCGTCACCGCCGAACGGTCAAGCCCCTCGAGCGCCAGCAGCTGGCTGAGCCAGACGACATATTCGTCTGCCGTCCGTCGCGGATCGGTCGCGATCCGCCAGCGCGCGCGAACCTCGCGGCCCTCCAGCAGCGCGAAGACGACATTGGTGTTTCCGGCATCGATCGCGAGTAGCATGACGTTGAGGATACCCGTTCGTGTCGAGCGAAGTCGAGCCTGTCGTGCGAAGCCAGGACGCAGGGGCGCCCCCCCCGGCACCCGTTCCTCGACTTCGCTCGGAACGAACGGGCGCTTTTGCTCTTACAGCAGGAATACGTCGGCGGCGTGAATGACGCGCACGCCGCCGTCCGCCAGGCGCAGTCGCAACGCACCGCTGTCGTCGAGACCATCGAACAAACCCTCCACGGCATCGTCGCCGACCCGCGCCGCGAGCGCCGTCCCTCGCGGATGCGCCCGCTCCAGCCAGCGCGCCCGGATCGCCGCGATCCCCTCGGCCCGCCAGCGCGCCAGCCAGGACGCAAACGCCGTCGCCAGCACTTCGACCAGCACGCCCGGGTCCACCAGGCATCCGCAATCGACAAGGCTTGTCGTCGCGCGCCCCAGCGAGGTGGGGCGATTCGCGCAGTTTACGCCGATGCCAATGACGACGCTGTCATCGGCGCGCTCGAGGAGGATGCCGACCAGCTTTGCGCCGTCGATCAGGATGTCGTTGGGCCATTTGATCGTCAGGCGGCCGGACGCGGCGATATCGCCACACAGCAACTGGATCGCCTCATCAACCGCCACCGCGGCGACGAGCGCGAGCGTCGCTGCGGGCGGATCGGACGGCCGCAGCCGGACGAGCGTGCTCGCGTAGAGATTGCCCGTACGCGATTCCCACGCCCGCCCCTGCCGGCCGCGGCCCGCCGTCTGGCATTCCGCCCGCAGCCACCGCCCCTCGGGCGCACCCGACGCGGCGGCGGCAAGCAGGTCGGCGTTGGTCGAACCCGTCGCGCTGACGGTGACGATGTCGATCAGAACAGCGCGCCTGCCGCTGCGTTGGTGAACGGTGCCAGCGGCTGGATCAGCAGCCAGCCCAGCGGCGACACCAGCAGCGCCATGACCGCGATCAGGACGTATTCGACGGTCGAACGCGTGCCCGTATCCACGATCTCGTTCGCCGGCGCATCGAAGTACATCGTCTTGATGATCTTCAGATAATAGAACGCCCCGACGACAGAACCGATGGCGCCGAACACGGCAAAGGCAAGCAGACCGGCATCGGTCGCGGCCCAGAACACCGCCAGCTTCGGCCAGAAGCCGAGCAGCGGCGGAATTCCTGCGAGCGAGAACATGAAGATCGCCATGGCCGCCGCGAGACCCGGCCGCGTCCGCGACAGGCCCGACAGGCTGGCGATGCTCTCGATCGGCTGACCATCCGCACCGCGCATCTGGAGCACGACCAGGAAGCTGCCGAGCGTCATTACGACGTAAACGGTGACATAGCTGAGCACCGCCGCCGTGCCCTCGGGCGTCGCTGCGGCAAGGCCGATGAGGGCGAAGCCGACGTTGTTGATCGAGGAATAGGCCAGCAGGCGCTTGATGTTCTTCTGCCCGATGGCGCCGATCGCGCCGAAGTAGACCGAAGCGAGGCTGGCGAAGATGACGATCTGGCGCCACTCGACGGCAGCCGGGCCCATCGCTTCCAACGCGACGCGCAACGCCATGCCGATCGCGGCAACCTTGGAGGCGGAGGCAAAGAACGTCGTGACCGGCGTCGGCGCGCCTTCGTACACGTCCGGCGTCCACATGTGGAACGGCACGGCCGCGATCTTGAAGGCGATGCCGGCGAAGACGAACACCAGCCCGACGATCAGGCCGGTCGATTTCGCCCCCCCGAACGCGGCGGCGATCGTGTCGAACCCGGTCGACCCGGCAAAGCCGTACACCAGGCTGATGCCATAGAGCAGGATGCCCGACGCGAGTGCGCCCAGCACGAAATACTTCAGGCCCGCTTCGGCCGAGCGCGTGTCGCGCCGCATGAAGCTGGCGAGAACGTAGCTGGCAAGGCTCTGCAGTTCGAGGCCGACGTAGAGCGCGAGCATGTCGCCTGCCGATACCATGACGCCCGAACCGATCGCGGCAAGCAGCATAAGCACCGGATATTCCGGACGCAGGTCATCGCCGCTGGTGCGGGCGAAGAAGCCCGGCGCGATGATGATCGAAACCGCAGTGGCGGCATAGATCAGCACCTTGGCATAGGCCGAGAACGCGTCGGTGCGCAGCAGGCCGTCGAACGGCTGCCCGCCTGCCGAGGCGGGTCCGGCCAGCGCGATTCCCGCGCCGATCAGCACGGCAACTGCCGTCCAGCTGACCAGCCGGGTCACGGCCTGGCCGCCCCAGGCCGCCACCAGCATCAGGACGAGTGCGCCTACCGTGAGCACCAGCTCCGGCAGGATCATCAGAAGATCGTTGCCCATCAGTGCGCCCCCTCGTGCGCGGCAGGGGTAGCATGATGCGCGGCCGCAGCCGCCGCTGCCGGATTACCCGGCGTCGGCTGCGAATCGCCTGCTGGCTTGGCGCGGTCGATCCGCTCCAACAGCAGGCCGACGTCGGCGCGCATCGGTTTCAAGAAGCTTTCCGGATACACGCCCATCCACAGTACGACGGCCGCGATCGGCGCCAGCAGTGCGATCTCGCGCTTGCTGATGTCCGGCATCGCCCGCACGTCGTCATGGACGATATCGCCATAGGCCACGCGGCGGTAAAGATAGAGCATATATGCCGCGCCCAGGATGATGCCGGTCGTGCAGACCAGCGCGATCCAGGTCGAGACCTGATAGGTGCCGGCCAGACTCAGGAATTCGCCGACGAAACCGCTCGTGCCCGGCAGGCCGATCGACGCCATGGTGAACAGCAGGAACAGCACGGCATAGCGTGGCATGTTGATGCTGAGGCCACCGTAGCGGCTGATCTCACGCGTATGCAGCCGGTCGTAGATGACACCGACGCACAGGAACAGCGCGCCCGATACCAGGCCGTGGCTCAGCATGACGATAATCGCGCCTTCGATGCCCTGCCGGTTGAAGGCGAACAGGCCGATCGTCACGATCGCCATGTGCGCGACCGACGAATAGGCGATCAGCTTCTTCATGTCCGACTGCACCAGCGCCACGAGGCTGGTGTAGACCACGCCGATCGCCGACAGACTGAAGATCAGCCAGACGAGCGCCGCCGACGCCTCCGGGAACATCGGTAGCGAGAAGCGCAGGAAGCCATAGCCGCCCAGCTTCAGCAGCACGCCTGCCAGAATGACCGACCCCGCGGTGGGTGCCTGAACGTGCGCGTCGGGCAGCCAGGTGTGAACCGGCCACATCGGCATCTTCACCGCAAACGACGCGAAGAAGGCGAGCCACAGCCAATATTGCGCACCGACCGGGAAATCATATTGCATCAGCGCCGGGATGTAGGTCGTCCCCGCCGTGGTCGACATCCACAGCATCGCAATCAGCATCACGATCGAGCCGAGCAGCGTGTAGAGGAAGAACTTGTAGCTGGCGTAAATGCGGTTCGCTCCGCCCCAGATACCGATGATCAGATACATCGGGATCAGGCCGGCTTCGAAGAACATATAGAACAGCAACAGGTCCTGCGCCGCGAACGTGCCGATCATCAGCACTTCGGTCAGCAGGAACGCCGCCATATATTCGGGCACCCGCTCCTGCACCGCTTCCCACGACGCGCCGATGCAGATCGGCATCAGGAAGACGCTGAGCATGATCAGCATCAGCGCGAAGCCGTCGATGCCCAGCGCATAGCTGAAGAAGCCGAAGATCGGCGCATTCTCGGTGAACTGCCACTGGGGCGCCGCACCGCCCATGTCGAAGTTCGCCCACAGCAGCACGCCGAGCGCGAAGTCGATCAGCGTCGCACCCAGCGCGATCCAGCGCGCGGTCTGGGCGTTGACGAACAGGCAGGCGATGGCCGCGACCAGCGGCACCGCGAGCATCAGCGATAGGATCGGGAAGTCAGCCACGGATCGCCCCCAATCCGATTACAGGAAACAAGCGGCTCATCGTGTGATCGCCCAGGTAACGACGGCGGTCAGGCCAAGCAGCATGACGAACGCATAGGTGTAGACGTACCCCGTCTGGATGCGGGCAGCGACGCCGCTGCCGAACTTGACGAGTGCCGCCGAGCCATTGGGCCCGAACCGGTCGATCGTGCCCTCATCACCCTTCTTCCAGAAGAGGCGGCCGAACCAGAAGGCCGGCTTCACGAACACGACGTTGTACAGCTCGTCGAAGTACCATTTGTTGAGCAGGAAGGCGTAGAGCACGCGGAACATGTCCGCGAACTTCGCCGGGAATTCCGGATGACGGATGTAGGTCAGCCAGGCGGTCAGCAGGCCGAGCAGCATGACGACCGTCGCCGACAGTTTCACCCATAGCGGCACGCCGTGCATCGCGTGCATCAGATGTTCGTCGAAGGCGATGGCGTTATTCCAGAAGGCTTCGTTCGATTCGGGCTGGATGAACCAGTGGTTGAACACGAAGCCTGCCAGCACTGCGCCGACCGAAAGGATGATCAGCGGCAGGCGCATCGACCACGGGCTCTCGTGCGGGTGATAGCCCGCCGTGCCGTCGTGGAGCTCGTGTGCACCCGGCGCATGAACGTCCGGCGTCGAGCCTGCGCCTTCTTCCGCCGCTTCGCCGTGATGGGCGTGCGCCGCTTCGGTGCCGTGCGCATGATCATGATCGTGACCATGGCCGTGCGCGTCATGCACCGCATGTTGGATGTGCTCGCTGTTGGCCCACCGCGGCTTGCCCCAGAAGGTCAGGAACATCAGGCGCCACGAATAAAAGCTGGTCAGCAGCGCGGCGAACACGCCGACATAGAACGCGAGCTGGCTCGTACCACCCCGCGCGAACGCCGCCTCCAGGATCGCGTCCTTCGAATGGAAACCCGCGAAGCCCGCATGCGCCCAGTAGATGCCGACGCCCGTGATCGCCAGCGTGCCCATCATCATCGCCCAGAAGGTGACGGGGATGTGCTTACGCAGGCCACCATAGAAGCGCATGTCCTGCTCATTGTGCATCGCGTGGATGACCGAACCGGCGCCCAGGAACAGCAGCGCCTTGAAGAAGGCGTGCGTGAACAGGTGGAACATCGCCGCGCCATAGGCGCCGACGCCGGCGGCAAAGAACATGTAGCCGAGCTGCGAACAGGTCGAATAGGCGATGACGCGCTTGATGTCGTTCTGGACGGTTCCGACGGTCGCCGCGAACAAGCAGGTCGCCGCCCCGATGAAGGTGATGAAGCCGAGCGCGGTCGGGCTGGTCGCAAACATCGGCGACAAACGACACACCATGAACACGCCCGCGGTCACCATGGTCGCTGCGTGGATCAGCGCCGACACCGGGGTCGGGCCCTCCATCGCATCCGGCAGCCAGGTGTGAAGGCCGAGCTGCGCCGACTTGCCCATCGCACCGACGAACAACAGCAGGCAGAGCACCGTCATGGTATCGAAGCGATAGCCGAGGAAGCCGATCGTCGAGCCCGCCATACCCGGCGCCGCCGCCAGGATCTCGGGGATCGAGACGGTCTGGAACACCAGATAGGTGCCGAAGATGCCGAGCATGAAGCCGAGATCACCGACGCGGTTGACGACGAACGCCTTGATCGCCGCGGCGTTGGCACTCGGTTTGCGGAACCAGAAACCGATCAGCAGGTAGGACGCGAGACCCACGCCTTCCCAACCGAAGAACATCTGGACCAGATTGTCCGCCGTCACGAGCATCAGCATCGCGAAGGTGAAGAGCGACAGATAGGCGAAGAACCGCGGCTGATCCGGGTCTTCGCTCATATACCCCCACGAATAGAGGTGCACGAGTGCGGAGACACTGGTGATGACCACCAGCATGACCGCCGTCAGGCTGTCGACGCGTAGCGCCCAGTCGAACGACATCGTGCCGGACGTCACCCAGTTGAATACCGGGGCGACATGCGCCTCCTGCGTACCCGCCAGGAAGCCGAGGAAGATCGGCCAGGACAGTGCCGCCGACACGAACAAAGCGCCGGTGGTGATGATCTTGGGCAGGGCGATACCGAACGCGCGGTTCGACAGGCCTGCGACGATGGCCGCGAGAAGCGGCAGGAAGACGATCAGCTGGATCATTCCCTTACCCCTTCATGCGGTTGACGTCGTCGACCGAGATGGTCGCACGGCCGCGGAAATAGATGACGAGGATGGCAAGGCCGATCGCGGCCTCGCCGGCAGCGACGGTCAGCACGAACATCGCGAACACCTGACCCACCAGATCGCCGAGGTACGACGAGAAGGCGACGAGGTTGATGTTCACCGCGAGCAGGATCAGCTCGATCGCCATCAGGATCAGGATCAGGTTCTTGCGGTTGGCGACGATGCCGAACACGCCCAGACCGAACAGGATCGCCGCGACGACCAGATAATGGGTCAAACCAATCACAGCTCGACCCCCTGGCCCACCGGCACATCCTTCACGTTGCGCACCGCATCCTTCGAGCGGCGGTTGATCTGACTGAAGATCGACTGCTTCCGGACGCCGCCGCGCTCGCGGTGGGTCAGCACGATCGCCCCGATCATCGCAACCAGCAGCACCAGGCCGGCCAGTTCGAAGATGAACAGGTAGCGCGAATAGAGCAGCCGCCCGATCGCCTCGATGTTCGGAACGTCTGCCGCGACCGGCGCCGCCTTGGCCGCAAGCGCGATCCCGCCGGCGCTCCAGGCGCCCGCCCCGATCACGATCTCCGCCGCCAGCGCCAGCGCCAGCGCGACGCCGACCGGCATGTAGCGTACGAAGCCTGCGCGCAGCTCTGCGAAGTCGATGTCGAGCATCATGACGACGAACAGAAAGAGCACCGCGACCGCGCCGACATAGACGATGACCAGCAGCATCGCGATGAATTCGGCGCCTGCGAGCACCATCAGGCCGGCGGCGTTGAAGAACGCCAGGATCAGCCACAGCACCGAATGCACCGGGTTGCGTGACGAAATCGTCATCGCGCCCGACAGCAGTACGATGCCTGCGAACAGGTAGAAGGCAATGGCCTGGATCATGACGCGGGATGGCCCCCTGCCATCGGTGAATCGAAAGTCATGGCGCGCTTACCGGTACGGCGCATCGGCGGCAAGGTTGGCCGCAAGCGTGCGTTCCCAGCGGTCGCCGTTCGCCAGCAGCTTGGCCTTGTCGTAGATCAGCTCTTCGCGCGTCTCGGTCGAGAATTCGAAGTTCGGACCCTCGACGATGGCGTCGACCGGGCAGGCCTCCTGGCACAGGCCGCAGTAGATGCACTTCGTCATGTCGATGTCGTAGCGCGTCGTCCGGCGGCTGCCGTCGTCGCGCGGTTCGGCCTCGATCGTGATCGCCAGCGCCGGGCACACCGCTTCGCACAGCTTGCACGCGATGCAGCGTTCCTCGCCGTTCGGGTAGCGACGCAGCGCGTGCTCGCCCCGGAAGCGCGGCGAAATCGGGTTCTTCTCGAACGGATAGTTGATCGTCGCCTTCGGCTTGAAGAAGTACTTCAGCGTCTTGGCGTGGGCGCCGATGAACTCCCACAAAGTGAACGATCGGACGACTTGGGCGAGGCTCACAGCGGCGCTCCCACACGAGCAAACATCAGATACCCCGAGACGAGGAACACGAAGAACAGGCTGAGCGGCAGGAACACCTTCCAGCCCAGGCGCATCAGCTGGTCGTAGCGATAGCGCGGGACCGTCGCCTTCACCCAGCTGAATACGAAGAAGAAGAACAGGATCTTGGCGAACAGCCAGATGATGCCCGGGACATAGTAAAGCGGTGCCCAGTCGACCGGCGGCAGCCAGCCACCCCAGAACAGGATGGCGTTCAGCGCGCACATCAGGATGACGTTGGCATATTCTCCCAACCAGAAGAGCGCGAAGCTCATCGACGAATATTCGGTCTGATACCCCGCGACGAGCTCCGACTCCGCCTCGGTCAGGTCGAACGGCGCGCGCTGCGTTTCCGCCATCGACGAGATCAGGAAGGTCACCGCCATCGGGAACAGCAGCGGGTTGAACCCGAAGCCGTTCAGCAGGCCGAAGATATGCCCGGTCTGTTCGGTCACGATCGTCGACAGGTTGAAGCTGCCCGCCCACATCACGACCGAGATCAGGATGAAGCCGATCGCGACTTCGTAACTGACCATCTGTGCCGCGGCGCGCAGTGCCGAGAAGAACGGATATTTCGAGTTCGACGCCCAGCCCGCGATGATGATGCCGTACACGCCGATCGACGAGGCCGCGAGTACGTAGAGCAACCCGACGTTGATGTTCGCAACGACGACGCCGGGCGAGAA
The nucleotide sequence above comes from Roseomonas aeriglobus. Encoded proteins:
- the nuoH gene encoding NADH-quinone oxidoreductase subunit NuoH translates to MTAFFQDLGLPYAGAWTLATLIGILVIALPLMLAVAMIIYADRKIWAAMALRRGPNVVGPFGLLQSFADGLKVFLQETIIPSSANRGLFLLAPIITFTVALIVWAVVPFSPGVVVANINVGLLYVLAASSIGVYGIIIAGWASNSKYPFFSALRAAAQMVSYEVAIGFILISVVMWAGSFNLSTIVTEQTGHIFGLLNGFGFNPLLFPMAVTFLISSMAETQRAPFDLTEAESELVAGYQTEYSSMSFALFWLGEYANVILMCALNAILFWGGWLPPVDWAPLYYVPGIIWLFAKILFFFFVFSWVKATVPRYRYDQLMRLGWKVFLPLSLFFVFLVSGYLMFARVGAPL